The sequence GCGTGGCGATGCAGCCTCTGTGTGAGGAACTCAATCGGGCGGCCGTGACGTCGATTTCTTCTTCGAAAACGGTTGGAGATCAAAAGGTCTGCAGGCGATTTGGAGTCGGAGTGACTCAAGTGCTTTTCTTTTATGTTCAGAGGCTCTGGTGAACGCGACGAtctcgcgcgtgcgagagGTGCCGGAGCGCATGTCCCGCTACGGCTGCGAGTGCGTCGAAGACCGCCACGAGGCCAGTATGTTTTCGCTTCCTTTCGGCAGCTTCTtcagaaaagaagaaaatgaggaagaagacgaataCAGCAAGCAGTTCGCCGATCTGTCTGTCAAAATCATCGACGTCAACATCGTAGAAGGTACGCAAAAACGTAGCCCCGCACACACTCACCTGGGCTGGAGGGCGTGGCTCTTCCCATAGGAGCACACAGGCATGAATGCATGCATATTCAAATTCCTTCACAAATGCATATtcacatgtatatacatgtatattcatgtatagatgtatatgtataaatacgTTTTATGTTATCATGTGTGTTGGCGACGTCGCAGTATTGCTGGACGCGGTGTTTCGTCGTCTTTTCTGGTCCGCggttcgtcttcgcctttgcACGGCTGATCTATTTTTTTCGCTTTATCTTTTATTTCAGACTTCCTCGACGTTCCCGAATTTTTCTGGGAAGACGATAAATGGCAGTCCTTCTGGCAGCGCGTAAGTTGGAAAACCGGGAAGGAGGCACAAAGCACCCGCAAGGCTCAGATTTCGAAGAGCGTTTTTCGCTTTGTTTTCGCAACCGTAGCGGGTTGAGGCTCGACGGGACAGGCACGCGAAAGATCAGAGAagaacgccgccgcgggtgaGAAGGGgaacagcggcggcggcgaggagtcCCACGCGTTTGTAAACTTCGGTCCTTCTCGTTGGAcgtgcagcgacggcgcgagccTGATGACAGCTCAGAATCAGCGAGCTTTTCGCTCGCATTCTGTCTGTATATCTGTGCATATATATCGGatagatatatgcatatactttATTTCTATTCACTTATCTCTAGATGTCTGCCAGGGTTTTCCTTTTTTAGGTTCACAACCATTTGGAGCTCCAAGAACGCATCGACGTCTTGAACAGCCGCTACTCCTGCATCCTCGAACTCCTTaacgtcgtccgccgcgagcgctctCAAAGTGGGATTTCTGTAGCAGGCGAAAAAAGGCCTCGACAAAACACACGAAAGCCGTGGCCTCCCACGGCATGTGCTCGCGAGTTCACAGTCTCAATCCGTACACCAGCATATGTCTGACTACGCATCTTGGCATCAATCTATCTATTTTGCATGTATGTCTACGCACATTTACCTATGTATCTATGCATCTATCtctctatatctatatacgTATCGATACGTCTATCTATCTCATCTATATTTCTataaatatatctatatatctatatctatgtatatttCCGTCTATCTGCATTCATTTTACCGATCTAAATGTGTTTCTGTTTCGCCttgtatgtatctatgtgcCTGCACGTGCCCCTGTTGAGCATCAGCAAGCATCGTTCTGTAGAGCATTTACGAAGGCGCTTGAGTGCGCTCCGAACTTCAGTTTACTTCGTGCcatgcagatgcatgcgcgttgATCTGGAGTGCGGCGCTACGACGTACAGAGGCGAAATGCGCCGGTCTGCGTGTcgtttccttttttctggcTGCCCTTTTCATCAGCGCACGAGTTCCGCATGACATGGATTGTCGTCGTGCTCCTCGCGGCCCAGGTGAGGGCAGGACAGAGGAAAAAATTCGAAAAATTCATGCAATGAAGAGAAGCCTCGTtagcgccgcgggcctccacATTTCTAATACGCATACTCATACGTACGCGTATGTATCTACCTACAAATGTTTCGATCctaatatatacatatatatatacatatatgggGGTCGGTTAGGGCGGACAGTTTGCTCAGTTTTACAACTCTTTTTTGGGCGGAATACGCGGGCGATGTTCCACGGAAGTTTCTAGAAAGATTGAAGGCATGGcctgctctctgcggcgggtatcctcgcctgcggagggaTACAGGGAACTCTCGCGGGTGGGCATGACACCGCGGAGATCGAGGAACCCCAGGGGACCGAGGTTTCCTTGTTTTTCTCCCTTCTGCGCGAGACAGACGTAAAATATGTGTACCTGTCCGTTCGCAGGTGGTTGCCGTCGCCCTGAAGTTCTTTGTGTTCAATCCGAGGTGATCCCCCTGAGTcggctgaggcgcgaggcccgaACACGTCTCGAATTCGAGCCCTAAACACGATTGGCAGAGGCGATGATCCCAGAAAGATACTGAGAAGCTCTTGCGGCGTTGAGCGTCTACCAGACGCGCGTGACTTCTCTTCACCCGGTTTCGCCGAAGGTGCAAAACGGAGGTGCGTtggagcgcgacgcggcagagacacgaGTTTCGCTTTCTCGTTCGCTGCGTGATGGTTCGAGTAGCCAGCGTGGATGCGAGGGGGTCGAAGAGATTCGCCGCGTTTCTGGGATAGGCGAATAAGGCTGACGCAATCctcgagacgcagcaggGGTCAGGGTGCGTGTGTGATGTCGTGCATGCCCATTCACAGATGtatataaaaatatataaatatgcatatatatatttatatatttttGTCCGCGTCTGTGTAATCGCGAAGGACACGTCTCGAGACTTTTTGTCTTcgacgcgccctcgctggTGGCGTGTGCCTTGCATGCGAATCGCCAGGTAAACCGGCGAAGGAGGGCTGCTGTGCGTGTGCGAAGTGCgtttcgttctctctctcgctgtcgaCGAGATGAGgatgcggctgcaggcgtggtttctgtgtctctggcggcctgcgcgtttGCGCCTCTGAGGCAGCGAACCATTCGCGTCTCAGGCAGCTgaaggggcggcgcgcgaatgAAAGCATTTGCACAGAGTGGCGTGCTGATATTTGATCTCGTtacacacacgcatgcaagcgccaggcgccggctGTTTGCTAGCGGACGATTCGAGAAAGATTCGTAAGCAGCTTGACCGTGCCCTCTACtgcccgcgacgccccccATGCATGTGCAAGCTTGCATTGCAGCGTGCATATAATGCGATATCTCTGGGAAAACGTGGGTTTGAACACCTCAGTGGATAGTCAACCGTAGATTCTAAAGACGTCGTGTGTTattggggggggggggggggggggcagcccCTCGGGAGCGTCCCTGTCGACCTTGCAGCGTCGTTTAACGTGTCACCCTTTCCGCGTGAGCATGCACTGAAGCTTCCCCGGGTCCTGTTGTCAACATTTTGAAAGCAATTGCTCCTTTGCTTGGAAAGACCCGTTCATTTTGGCACAAAGTTAAGAAGTTTGCGCCTCCAAACCATAGACAGCAGGAGAGGCGACAAGAGGAACAACAGACAAATTCTCAGGAGAGCATGACGCGTGGAGTCGCCGCGTAGCTGCCTGGTAGTTCGAAAGATGTATTTCAAAACGTTTTCGCTGCCACGGAGAGATTGAGAGAATCTCAACCTGATGATGGTTGCGTTCTTCGGCTTTGCCGCGAGTTCATGCAACACCGCGGGAAGACGCTGCAACACCTTATGCGTATATCCTCTCTATGCACACTGATTTTGGGTTCATGCAGCGACAGCGTGGCAGCGACTCGTGCCTGGCGGGCGACCATGCGTTACATGCCTTTTCGTGGCTTTAGGTCTCATGACTTCGTGTGGTGGCGTGCGCCTTTCTTTTCCAGAGACGCGCTCTGGTCGTGTCTTGTGTAAGAGCCCTTTTTGGTATCCCCCCACTCGGATCTAACAGTACTAGTTCCTGTCAACCGAAGCTATTGAATATTTGCGGGCAACACCCACGCACTCACAAGCTCgatgtgtgtttttttctgcaCGAAGACTTGTGAATCTGTTGTCGTACTCTTTTCCCTGGCAACGGAAAGGAACTCACAAGCTCAATGTGTGTTCGTTTCTCTGCAGGAACACTTGTGAATCAGTCGTCTTACTCCTCTCTCTGGCAACGGAAAGGAAACAAAACGCACTCGCATTACTGTGGGAGCGACAGTCCCCGCCCGACTATCATGCCAAGAGTCTTCGCAGCCCCAGTTTTAGCTAGTGCGGACAACGATTATGTTTCTTCACATGGGACTGCACAAATCACGAGAGACTCGGATTAGCAAGCGGTTGCGTTGGGTTacgcagacacagacacAGACAGATATGTCTTGCTAGATCATGCGGGACTCAACAAACTGTGGGCACTCCAGCGCTGCACTCCCTTCCCTGCCTTGGTCTCCCTTCGCGCGGTCATTTGCCAACACGTCTTCAATCGAGGCCGATACAATCGTACTGCCGCCACTCGGTTGAGCGGAGAGAGTGGCTGTGGATAGCCTTCCGTTCACGCGGGCTTCACGGACTCTTTCAGAATGAGCCACTAGAGGTAGAGGGGAGCCGCGGCTTTAAAACTAGCCTGAGGCCCTGACTAAGCCGTAGCCAATGGGCGATGTGAGGGGGAGGAACTCTTTTACAACGGAACAATCGAGAGGGTTGATAGTAGTAAAGCAGATTTCGCAAAAAACGTCCGCTGTTGTTGTCAGCGAAGCTCCTCTCTAGCGTGTTTGTGGGGGTCCCACACTGCTAGGGCTTCGACGTTCGCGGAACGCTTTCGCGGAACGCTTTTTCGGTGTCCAGAGTCACGCTGCGAGGAGCTGTCCGCGAACCCAAAAGTGAAACCGTATCTTTTTGTATTGGGATTTGCGGGGGTGTGCCTTCGTGATCGCTTCAGCGCTGGGGGGAGGACTCATTTCATGGTGGGGCTTCTCGGGGCACAGTGCGAGAAACACAATGGCGGAGGAAGATCCTATCCTACAACGACTGGTGCAGCGGGCTCTTGAACCCACAGTCCGAGTAGCTCTTGACATGCTTCCACCCTCATGCGTCACCCTAGACGCGCGGTTCACCATCACATACGAAACAGAACCAGGCATCAATTTCCACGTGGGATTCAGCCTCTTAGACAAGAACTACGATGCAGGGTATGTTACCACATGGGAAGTTCTGCGGACAGTTCCACTAgccgagcagcagctgcctccACTTTCTGAGAGAACCGAAAGAAaccctcgcccgcgcgtgcATATCTCCCAAGCAGTGACTAAGTTCGGTGGCGGTAAAGCCACAACGACGACTCTTTACGACGCAGCAGGTGgtgtctctctttcgctTCCCGCCGTGAGCAATGCTGGCTGCGCTCCCTCAACTGTTGCTGCGGATAAAAGCGAGGACTGCGACGCTCCTCGGCGTCAGCTCGTCACCGCTACTGGCTCCGTGGCGATAGAGAACCTTCCGTTCTCGTGGACACTTTGTCAGCAAGTGGCGAATGAGGTCATGACCGTTACCCTGGGGCGCAAGGATGATGGCAGCGTCGAGCAAATGCCCAAGGCTGCCACGAATGGCGGCGCCACTcaaagaggagaaaaccTGGCGGCGGCAAAGAAGGGGGGGGGTAAAACCGGGACACCGACGAATACCAACGTAGCCAGCGGAAAAGACAAAGGGAAGCTGAGGAGTACGAAGGAAGTGAAGGCGCTTCCTGCCTTCGAAACGTATCGCCAGGAACAAATCCGCGTTGGGAGTCTTCTCCTACTTTCCGACGCAGGATCGGTAAAGCCTTGTCAGCAGGGCAAACAGACTTTCGCTGAGCTGGAAGGTGAGGCAATTTATCTGCGCACACGTCCGCAGCGAAACTATCGAGCATTATTTCGGCTCTCACCAAAGTGTGTCCGAACCGGCATGCAAAGCTGTGGACTCGAGAGTAAGCCTCGATCGAGTTACATAGGGCATATTTCTGTCGAATCGGGAATATTCTGTCTTACTGTATAAAAAGCACAACCGCAAGTTCAATCTGCGCTTATCTCCCTTCGCGGCTGAGCTGCCAAGATAAGGGGTGGTGTGTCAGCACAGTTTATTGAGGGTAAAGCAGTAGATTGCTTGGATCCAACTCCGCCAGAACAAAGACCACAGGGAACCTGGGGTCGGCAGCAAAGCGTCCGGGAAAACAGAGCCGCGTGGATGAGCACCGTTCCCTACGCTGCCCGGCAGAAACGGCTTTCCGCGGGAGTGCGGCTACATGGACAACTACCACTTTCAGCCGGTTTCCTTGTCTCTGGCTCGGCGGCAAAGGAGACTAGAACAGACAAGTCTAGCACAGTGACACCTGATGATGCATTGGATCTCCGCACTGCTTTATCCTGCCAATTCAGGTGTCCGAAGCTTCGAGCTCGAGTTGTTTTGTTCTCAAGCGCCTCTTTCTGCTGCATTCCGAGAACTGGTCAACCCCGTATGCATCACATTCCTTGGCGCGCGAAGAATCCCAATTCCGTTTCCACGTGCTTCGTTACATGTCTCTGAAGGCAGCGATACTGCTTTGGACGATGGCGTCAGCACTGAACCTCCCACGCATGACGAAGGCTCTAGCCTCCCCCACTGGCGATCCCCTGGATGTCCGGGAAATGCGAAAcccgctgcacacgcggaaTCACGTTGGTTTCCGAATAACTTCATCGCAACGCCTGCCGAAACCGTTGTTTTTTCGGGGCCGGGCGCGGATAATCTCCGCTGTGCGGACGTTTCGTGGAACCACGATGCCATTGTCTTCTGGGGGCCAGCGGTGGTGAACCAGATGGCTCTTCGCCGTTTCCTGGAGCACTTCACTTTCACTGTCGAACTGCATGACCAAGATGTCCTTGCCACGGATACGAAAGACGCGGTGAACGGGCTGTCGCCAGCAACGGTGAGACTCACAGCGGCCCTTGGTACATCGCAAGGCACTCTTGAGGCAAAGCACGGACGGTTTTCATCACCGGGAACCGCGGTTGCCACATCCCTGCATTCCAAACTGGAgcctgcctccgccaccTCTACCGGTGGAACAGCAGACGAGTCCAACAGAGGCCCACGATTCACATGCCTTTCTTCAACTGGTCCCTCGCTGGCTTGTTCAAGAAACGCCAGCGAGCGGAGCTCGCGTGCTTGCTCTACAgtgcgcgcctctgcatcgGGAACGAAAGCCAAACACTCACTACGGACGGAAGGATCCTGGGAGAGCGGTGGCCTCGAGAGGCGCATCGTACGACCCTATGGTGTGGCAAACTTTCAGCTTCAGGACTTGCTTCTGCACGGCCTCAAACAGGTGGAACTCATATCGGATGTGTTTCCTTTATTGGGGACCGGGCACGAATCTGCGGCAGGACAAACGCCGCTTCTAACGGATGAGGCAGCCAGCAATCTGCTGGCCTGCCCGACTGACTTCCTGACTTCCCGATGCCTTCCAGGGAAGGCGAGATACGTCGCCACGAGATACCTCGACTACGGCACCCAAGTTAAGCTGAGAGTGCGGCTGAGCGAACCTCTACCATCGATCGCGGAAATACTCTTGCTCAGCCGCCACGCTGGAAGAGTGAGTTACAACTATGAGAGCCTGGCACTCTTGCGTTCTTTGCAGCTCAGGCCTCGACGATGGCCTACTCTCTAGTTGAGTGGTGTCCGCCCCGACATTGTAGGCTTTCGGTGGTATATACTCTGCCATGGCGTCATGCCAGATGGTGGTCGACGAGAATACGAGGATTTGATCCACAGTGGCATCGAGGTAGCGGTGGAGGCGACTCGCGTGGGTAGGCATTGCGCAAAGAGAGTTGTGCATGACGCAAATCTGAGTCATGAGTTATTCGGCGGTATGGCCTTCACTGACATGCCTTCGAGGCAGCGCAGGAGCAGCAGACTGCAGCAGAATGCGATGAAGAAAATGCCGCAGATCAAAGCCGGGAAGAACCCGCACGTTTTGATCCTTTAGTGCTTTACGAGCCGTTTGGgtgcctcgtcctcttcgtggATACGAGTCGGACACCACTGATACATAAAATTGTGAAGGAGGTGAACCGACGAAACATGAAAGCGATGAACGTCGACACACTCGACGCGTTATCCCTCGAGATTCTTCCGACGAACGGATCACGTAATGACAGCCTTGATGTCTTCACGGGATTCATTCTGTCAGATGAAAAGTAAGCGGCCTATTATCCCGTGCAAGGCGCCACAGCAACTCACAGCAGCCAGCATGAGAAGAGCGCAGTCTGACTTGCGCGCTCCCCTGGCGGGCTCTGAGACACACCCGTGGAAGTGGAGCGTCTGAATCAGGTGATCTTAGGTACAGCGCTTGGGACctttccgccggcgctgaATTGAGGCTGCTGGCTTTCTACTTGCAACTGAATGCACCAGTCGGCTAGCAAACAAAAATCTGCTTACGCGCCGCCTTTGCTGTGCATCGTTGGCGAACTTGGAGCGAGAGGCACTTGTGCTCATTTCCAcgggctgcgtctgcaggcagtgcgtcgtcgtcatcgAAGGACTGAGGCAAGGGTGTCTAGCTGACTTCGTGGAATTCGTTAGAAAAGAAGTGAAAAGCACAAGCGGATCCCACAGACTACTGTATAACTCGCGCGTTGGCTTCCAGGAGAGGTACTACTCCATGTTCAACCTTCATCTCCGTTGGATTTTCCTACGGACCCCCGTTGAGACACTCCTGCTGTCTCTGAACATGCTGGACTCCTCCACTGTCGAGTCAAGGCAACTGGCCAGGACTCTTGATCGACTTGCAGCCCTTGCGCGCGCTGAACGGATTCACGATGTCAAGGTCCTCAATGCCTTGCCTTGCCCAACCGgactcctcctcctcagccaTATGCATGGAGGCAATGACGCGCAAATGGTAACCTCTTCCGTGCACAGGCCGAACGGAGAAATGCCGGAAGCACGACACAACCTTCCATAAGCATCAGACCTAGCAATAAGATAGTGACACGACAGCATGCGTACCAGATCTGCCGCTCTACGACGAATTCTTATGGGCTAGCATGGCTGAAATTAACCACGAGTAGCTCCCGCAGGACCAACCAGGGACTCGAGAGCTTTCTTCCCAAATATACAAACCTGGAGAAAAAAACCAATGTCTGACGTGGGGCcagcctcccccccccccccgcccacCTGAGGCCATTGTCGAGCCGTGCGAAGGAAGCTTTGCCTCATCACCATCAGAAAAAACACTTATTCAGCTGCAGACTGCTTTGATCCCCCTTCTCGTGTGCGTTGAATACTAGGCacaagaggaggaaacgcggGACAACACCAACAGGCAAGATAAGTGGTAAGTCACGCTCGAGATGAGTAGTACATAGGCACTCCGACTCATCTCACTGGTTAGGCCCGCGAGCGCATGGACTCATTGCAAAGCTCAAAAACCGGACTTGCACTGACCTACGGAGATTCCAGTGTTACTTTGAGACTTGACACTTCGTGGACTGGCATGCCACACAAGAGGCGGCATGCGGTGTGATCACGCCGCAATTGCCACTGCTGTTTGAGAACCATTTAGTACACAAGGGACTGCGGTATCGAACAACATCCTCCGGGCGCGGCACCTTCCTTGGAAGTTGTAAACTGGAGGGACGAGACGCTCCTCGTGTTCAGAGTACCGGAAGGTTGGCTTTGGGTCTTTTTATCTGCAGTCGCTATTCACAACTGGCAGTAGCTCGGCGGTCGGTGACATTTGCTGACATGCTAAAACTGGCCGAGACCGTAACGGACAGCAGAAGGAGCACAGTGTCTAGCAAATCTTCTAATTCAGCAAGCACCACCCGTGAGTTACAGAATATGAACACAGAGTTTATTGCAGGTCTGAAGGAAAGAAAGGAGCAAGCGCCGGTGAATATGATCGAGAAAAACATACTAGGTATCAAGAATGGTTCAAACATCCGCCGCACCCAAAAATCACCAAGTCGCCAAACTGCGCGGGATATATCCACACTCAGCTCTCAGCCTCTGGAAGATCGTGAAGCCCCTTTCCCTTCGTCCCATTCACAGCATGAAGCACATGCCCCGTTACCTGCAAATGGAAAAGCCGAAAAGCGTGTGAAGGACTCCAGACCGCCATGGAGATACCCTGCACCTAAGAGCCCTGCAGAGTTCCGACGAATCGGTATAAAGTTGCCTCAAGATAGGCTGGAAGAGCTGATGACGCCTTgggacgaagacgcaggagTTTCTTCACCTTGGATTAGAGGCGCTTCGGAGCCCCCTTCACAAACCGGGAGTCGCTTAAAACATCGGTCGATGAAATTCGAGGTTGCAAGTCGATCGCGAGGACTATTTGGTCCTACGGCCTTCTTCCATTCTGTGCACTACTCGGCCACCAGGTCTGCTGCTGGAAAAGCAGCTTCCGAGCTGCGGTCCCCAAAAAGCATTCCGGGAAGCGACTCCACGGTGCCGCCAGCGAAAATGAGCACGCGAACGCCCCTCAAAAGCAACTCAGGGATGCATTTCTTGAACATGCATTCTCACACAAAGCCAAGCAGCTGTACGTTGAATCTGCTTCACGACTGCTTACGTGGCTCTCCCCGAAAACTCGGAATCGACTTTAGCCAGAGAAAGGTTCCTTTAGAGCTAGTGGAGAAGTATGGCGAATTCGCCCCAGTACCGAACGTGCAACCGGTACGACCCCTCTCAGCAGACGGTGCGCTGTGCGAGCGCGGTGGTATTCAACGAACAAGAATTGTAGAAGTGGATCCCTGGTTGCACAAGTACAAGGTGGCATTGCAAAAACAGCGGCACTCTTCTGGTGTGACCCAAGCACGGAGAAGCCGTGAATATGAATCAGTTGTGCACACTAGGTCGAAGGTGCTGAAAGACGTCGATTTTGACCTGTACCGCCAACCACTGGAAAATCCTACCCGACTAACATACGCGAGTACGCAGGCCACTCCCATCTCGAACGAAAAGAAGGCGCGACATCCCGGAAAATGGGTCGTGAAGAGGCCGGCCACGTGCTTCCCAATTTCGTCTTCCTAACACTATTTCGTTTTGGCTCTGTGATCTGATAACACAAAAAAAACTAAGAGTGTAATCCTGCAGTCTCAGAACGGCGCAAAACGCTACCCGAAATCTGTACTGCTGTGAGAGTCCCATAGCCTCTCTACGCTTAGCTTCCAACACGAGTGGTGCCTGAACAGCTGAGAGTGGATTGAAAAGACCGACGCCAAAGGCCTGACCGATCCCTTAACTCCGGTGCCTCCGGAAGGGCATAAAAGTTGAGATCGCCTGCAAATGCGAGTGGTACATGTACTGCCGCACTAGCGTGTTTCGTGCTGCGCTGGTTGAACCTCACGAGTGTGCTTCGAAGATCCTTTACGCTGTTCCATGACTCTTCCAGGCTGATGACTGGCTCGATCTGGTCCACCTTCATGAGGAACCAATGGGATGCTGATGCATCAGTACTTGAAGTTTCCCTTGtgctggcgcagccgccATGAAATTAGTGGCTCTACAGACCCAAGCAAGCAAGCTTTACTACGGCCATGTCTCACGACTATTGTCACTGCCAGTGAACTTCGCAAAAATCTCGAGATGATCTACAGGATACAAAACTTGCTCTTGAGTTTGCATTTTTCGCATCGCTTTTCCTTTCCGAAATTACAGTCGGAATGCGAATCCTCGTTCGGGTTCTGCCAGAAGTCCGGCCGGGAACAGGTTTAAGCGAACAGATACGAGTGCCCATGATGCTCGTCTGCAAAGAGGCATTTCTTTTTCTGACTACGTGACACGGTTTGTAAAACTTGTTGCGAGTTGTCTTTAGACCGTGTTGTGGCTGGGaagcgtgcatgcatgcaatgCCGAAACTGGAACGAGACATGTGTCCTCTATCTCTCTAGCGGAACAAGACGCGTTCTAATGCTGAGGTTTTATCTCGAGTGTCAGTCACCAAACGTCCGAAGGAAATAGCTCACATTGGCGTTTCCAACCTTCGTAAGAGTCTGGAACGATAGTGTTGAGCTGCACGGGCGCAGTTCGTGCTATTTTTGAAGTGTTGcacagcgccgtcgccgctgtcaGCTGactggcgcggcgccggattTTCACTCAAGGCTATCGTTATATAAAGCAGCACCAATCGGCTCCGTCTCTTCTGGCGTCCATTAAGCCGCCGCTCATCGCCGCTTGGCTTGCCTgaacagctgcagcggcaagaTTGTCGCCGCTCTCATTCGCTATACAGCCGgaggcctcttcttcgtccacTCGCACCAGGATGTGATGTTGGCCAATTGCAAGCTCCCCTTTCTAGCGTGGATCCATGCTACCTGTTTCATGCTgctttgtttttctctcgtttctcACGCAGCGCAACGGCGCAgtcagccgctgccggcgaagccgctgcctctcctctgtcttccCAGCCGTTCCGTTCTTCCGCTACATACTCGCTGACGGGCTGTTTTTACGGTACTTGACCTCTTGGTAGAATCTCTGTCGCGGCTGCTTACCGTCGTCTTTCGCTCCCTGACTTTCTGTCCCGAATCAACCTATTCCAAACTGCCCCTTAATTCTGGTTTTGTTACGAAGGAAAATGGGGAAGGGCGAACTCGACGACGAGCCGCCtggcctgcatgcggcagcCCACCTCGATTTCCAGCCGAGGCTAGGGTCTGCGGACGACCCTCGGCaagacgcggaggctggcgaggACGCCAAGCGAAAGCAGGACGACTTCTCCGCTTCATCTCAACCGCAGCCCTCGCAGACACCCATCCGCCCTTTCTCGAGCCCCGTTTCGCCAGATTATCTCAGCTCTTGCGCTgccatgcgcatgcaggagcATGCGGACGCACAGACAGGGCTGGAGTCGACTTCCGATACGCCGACTTGTCTTGAGTGCACCGGCGGCAGCCCGGGGTCGCagggcgccgtcgcgtcgaACGGCGTATCTCCCGGGCCGCCCGCGTGTCACTATCCTCCTACGCAGTCAGCTGCACTGCATGAGCGGAGACTGCAGCTGCATGCCCGCCACCAGaggcagcacgcgcgcgtggcggcggcctgcagcgctgTGGAAGGCGAGCTGCTGACGCTGTGCGGcgaaacgaagaagaaagcccCTCACGTCAAGGAAGCAACGGAGAGGGCGCTTCTCCACATCCAAGACTACCGAGACAAGGCCGAGGCCTCGGTggagacgctcgcgcgcgccgtctcgtcGGCGACGTCcttcgaagaggaggcggccgccgcggaggcggcagaggctgtCTTTCGCGCGTTTCCCGTCAAGGAGGTGCTTCGAGCGGCTCTGCATGCGGTTCGCACGAACAGCTCCAAGAtctcgctgctggcgctctcgctgcttcaGCGTCTTCTCACCTCGCACCAACaccagctgctgctcgtcCCCTGCGCCCCTGAAGACtcgcttctccttctgccgccgcagccctctgcggcgcaaCTCGCCCctggagagggcgacgccgacgccgcggcggcggagcgcccgtggggcgcgggaggagacgaggcgggcgcgtgtTCCCCGCTGGAGTCCCCGTTCGCTTCCGCGGGCCCTTTGGAGGCGTCCGCAGACGTCTCGGGGCGGCATCGTGCGGAGGCGTTGGCGGCGTtggcggcgacggctgcatgcgacgtgctgcttctcctcggcgtcctgGAGGAGTTGTTGATTGCGCACCCGGGGGCAGATGAGCACTTTGTTC is a genomic window of Besnoitia besnoiti strain Bb-Ger1 chromosome IV, whole genome shotgun sequence containing:
- a CDS encoding hypothetical protein (encoded by transcript BESB_051520) gives rise to the protein MAEEDPILQRLVQRALEPTVRVALDMLPPSCVTLDARFTITYETEPGINFHVGFSLLDKNYDAGYVTTWEVLRTVPLAEQQLPPLSERTERNPRPRVHISQAVTKFGGGKATTTTLYDAAGGVSLSLPAVSNAGCAPSTVAADKSEDCDAPRRQLVTATGSVAIENLPFSWTLCQQVANEVMTVTLGRKDDGSVEQMPKAATNGGATQRGENLAAAKKGGGKTGTPTNTNVASGKDKGKLRSTKEVKALPAFETYRQEQIRVGSLLLLSDAGSVKPCQQGKQTFAELEGVRSFELELFCSQAPLSAAFRELVNPVCITFLGARRIPIPFPRASLHVSEGSDTALDDGVSTEPPTHDEGSSLPHWRSPGCPGNAKPAAHAESRWFPNNFIATPAETVVFSGPGADNLRCADVSWNHDAIVFWGPAVVNQMALRRFLEHFTFTVELHDQDVLATDTKDAVNGLSPATVRLTAALGTSQGTLEAKHGRFSSPGTAVATSLHSKLEPASATSTGGTADESNRGPRFTCLSSTGPSLACSRNASERSSRACSTVRASASGTKAKHSLRTEGSWESGGLERRIVRPYGVANFQLQDLLLHGLKQVELISDVFPLLGTGHESAAGQTPLLTDEAASNLLACPTDFLTSRCLPGKARYVATRYLDYGTQVKLRVRLSEPLPSIAEILLLSRHAGRVSYNYESLALLRSLQLRPRRWPTL